One window from the genome of Tachypleus tridentatus isolate NWPU-2018 chromosome 11, ASM421037v1, whole genome shotgun sequence encodes:
- the LOC143231401 gene encoding histone-lysine N-methyltransferase SETMAR-like, with protein sequence MRIPNHHGSVREAHHHGSVRKAHKAYNVLQVQKREKTSNATRSIQEVYGNGMLNVRKCQRWLNKFRTGNCSMADAARTGCPVEFDNDLFLATLEEDCAVTVEELAQKLNLSLFTAHLHLQLLGRVSKLGKCVPHELSADNLRERVDISTSLHSRELQASFLNHLVAEDEK encoded by the exons ATGCG aatccCCAATCATCATGGAAGTGTTAGAGAAGCACATCATCATGGAAGTGTCAGAAAAGCACAtaaggcatataatgttttacaagttcAGAAAAGGGAAAAGACTTCCAATGCTACGCGAAGCATTCAAGAGGTGTACGGCAATGGCATGCTGAATGTGAGGAAGTGTCAAAGATGGCTCAATAAGTTTAGAACTGGTAACTGCAGTATGGCAGATGCAGCTCGAACTGGGTGCCCTGTTGAGTTTGATAATGACCTGTTTTTAGCAACACTTGAGGAGGattgtgctgtaactgttgaagaattagcCCAGAAACTCAATTTATCTCTTTTTACTGCCCATTTACATTTGCAACTACTTGGTAGAGTTTCAAAGTTGGGAAAATGTGTACCACACGAGTTGTCAGCTGATAATCTGAGAGAACGAGTAGACATCTCCACATCTCTTCACTCTCGTGAGCTTCAAGCTTCGTTTTTGAACCACCTAGTGGCTGAAGATGAGAAATAG